AGATATTGGGGTGGATGATTTTGGAAATATAGTTCTTAAAGATGTAAGAACTCAAAAAACATTACAAACTAATTGGTCTTTTAAAAGCTTTATACCATAATAAGGAGAACACATATGTCATATGATATAAATGTTTTGTGTATGAATCAAGATAATGTATCAGTGTTGCCATTTGCATCTGAAATTGAATTAAGAAACGAAATTGATTTTCCTAATTTAGGAAGGTATTATTCTGTGTGGCCTTTTATGTGTAAATCAAAAGGAATTTGGTACTCAATTGGAAAAGATAATGATGGTTACTTTAATCCAATGTCAATAGTTGATGCAGACTTTGACAACATCATAGAAAATAGTTATATACCTTATTGGGTTTCAGATGATGAAGTAAAATCAAATATTAAACCGCTGATTGTAAATGCTGAATATAAAAATGATTTTATGAGGATTATTGAATTTTTACTTAAACAGTCTCCCAGTAGAACTATTATGTTTTTGGGCAGATACCAAGGTGGGGAAAAAGAAATAGTATATGGGGTTTTGGAACGCCAAGAGTTTATAAAATTATTAATTCAATCTAAAGTACTATTTAATGTTTGTTACATTATTAGTGATTGTTAATATCAGAAAGATAATGGCTTTTTGTCATAGTGGGGTGGGATTCTTTGAATCCCGCTCCATTACTATATTTAGAAGCATTTTTATGTTTACTTCCATAATTCCTGTTTTTGGGCATGCCAAATAAGCCTCTGTATTTTTTTTGCGTCGTCCAGTTATTATCAGATAGAGCAATGAATGATTCTTGTCTGAAAACGCTTAAAGTTACGGACTCCAAAAGATATTCTTTATAGTACCTTGATTTTATTATTGTAGCCCTCCGTTGGGCCATTGGTATATTTATACTTGAAGGCATTCAGGATTTCTTCGGACCAGTGGATGATGGGCCTGCCGCAAATCATCATTGTAAAGTAACATCAAATCACAGGCTTTCTTGTTTTCCTCCCTTAGTCTAGGATAACGGATTAATGACAAGTTAAACCGTTTAATTGAAATCCAGCCTGCTGTGGGCAATAAAACAGTATATACCTATGATTTACGCGGAAACCGTTTGACGGTAAGCAGTGACTGGTTTCACCTTGACCTTGTAGATACCGGCTATACCTATGATTTGCAAAATAGATTAAAAACAGTTACAAAAGGCAGTGCCTTAACTATTATGGAGACTGCTAATCCGCAGACAGAAGGGAAGACAGTAACAGGTTCTGCACTGGAAGTTTCTAAAAAGGATGTTTCACTCATAGCTGCTGAGGATGAAAGGACATCTGAGATAAAGACAATAACAGGCTCTGCCATATATACGGCTCAGGGAGTTAAGACAACGACCATGGAATATTATGCAGACGGCTTAAGAGCAGGGAAATATACCGAAGCCGGTTCTGATTTGTATGTCTATGACCTGTCAGGCTATCTGGTGGCAGAGGCCAAAAATGCAGCCACTATTACGGCAAACTATGTATGGGGACCGGACAGAGTTCTTTCCAAAAAGGAAACCGGCGGAGGAGAATATTATTATCTGTATAATGGACATGGAGATGTAGTCCAGATAGTTGACAGAAACGGAAATGTGGTTAATAATTATAAATATGACGAGTGGGGAAATATTCTGGAGAGTACTGAAACCATAAGCAATCCCTTTAAGTATGCCGGAGAGATATATGATGAAGAAACAGGCTTGTATTACTTAAGAGCCAGATATTATGACCCGGCTTTGGGAAGGTTTCTTAATGAAGACAGTGTAGAGGGTCAGGTGAACAATCCTCTTTCCCTGAATCTGTATACGTATTGCTATAATAACCCACTAATCTATATAGACCCTACAGGAAATACAGCGAAAGATTTCTTTACAGGGCTTGCTAATGCTTTGGACGATAATTTAACAGGCGGAGCCTTGAACTGGCTAGTCAGTAAAATGCTAAAGGTGAATCATGATTATCGTTATGAAAGTGGAGTAGATTATTATACAGGCCGTGTTGTAGGTGATGTCTTATCTATGCTTGGAGGAAGCGGCTCTATTGTTAGCGGCATAGGAACCATTGTAACCTCAATAACAGGAGGGGGAGCTATCACAGTTTCTTCCGGCGGAACTCTTGTTTTAGGCGGCGGAGCTATTGTTGTAGAAGGAGTTATAGCTGGAACAGCTCAGGTTACATATGGTGGATTAGTCATAGCAACAGCATCTGGAAATTTTAATAATGACGTTAATAATCTGAAAAAGGCCTACTCCGCTCAGAATTCAATAAATAATGTCCTTAGTGGAGCAGCTGAAACTACAAGCAGTAAAGGTGTTGCGAGAAATTATGAAAAATCGGGAGGTTATAATCAAACATTAAGAGACTTTGATAGTCTTAACCCAATAAACGTAAAAAACATTCAAACACAATACGGTCTAGGAAAAGTAGGTAAGCTAAGTGATGGAACAACAGTTGTTGCAAGGCCAGGTAGTAAAACGGGTGGACCAACTCTGGAAATAACTGTATCAAATAATAAAGTATATAAAATAAGATATTAATTTGGAGATAAAATGGAACATTGGACAGAAATTTATAAAAATGTTATACCAGATGGAAAGTATCAAACTCTTGTTCAAAATGGTGAAGAATCTGGTCTGTCAATTAGACTAGAAAGCAAGGAATATACAATAAATATTAATTTCGGTGTAGTAGCTGCATTCAGGATGCTGGATGAAGGAATTTTACTGAATGAAGTATTTTATAACAACGAAATTATCAAATTTAAAAATAACAAATTTGCAAATGTTATTTATAAAATTGAGAATGGAGAATTTGGTAATTTTATAAAAAATGCATGCAATGAACTATATAGTTACCTTGAATTAGAACACTATACAATTGTCACTATGAATTATATAATAGAGATAATATCTAGTGGAGAACCCGATATTAAAGTAAAAAAAACAAAACATTTTGACTAAGCTTTATATACACTCAAATTTGTAAAAAAGAAAGTAAAAATCAAGTTTGGGGACAACATCTTTGGGCAAGAGGGTATTTTTTAGCAAGTAGTGGAAATGTTATAAATAATAAGAGATTATATGTAAAATCAGTAAATGGAAGAATTCTTTATTTTGGAATGTGGGTGAAGGATATGTCATAACAACTATGAAAAGATTACCACGATAAGGTTATTGTTTTATAGAAGATAAGTATTTCGTTAGGTATAAGGGTGAAATTACTAACGCAATACGAAGCCATGAAGTTATCAACATCTTAAAACGAATAGCCATTTAATAAATAATCACAAAAGAAGTATATTTTGTCATTTTCTTTTGTGATTATTTATATATAAGTATTTTATATGATGAATTACAAGTTATTTATCTACATTCTCAGGTGAACAATCCACTTTCCCTGAATCTGTATACGTATTGCTATAATAATCCACTAATCTATATAGACCCTACAGGAAATGCAGCGAAAGATTTCTTTACAGGGCTTGCTAATGCTTTGGACGATAATTTAACAGGCGGAGCCTTGAACTGGCTAGTCAGTAAAATGCTAAAGGTGAATCATGATTATCGCTATGAAAGTGGAGTAGATTTTATACAGGCCGTGTTGTAGGTGATGTCTTATCTATGCTTGGAGGAAGCGGCTCTATTGTTAGCGGCATAGGAACCATTGTAACCTCAATAACAGGAGGGGGAGCTATCACAGTTTCTTCCGGCGGAACTCTTGTTTTAGGCGGCGGAGCTATTGTTGTAGAAGGAGTTATAGCTGGAACGGCTCAGGTTACATATGGTGGAGTAGTACTGGAGGCATCGGCTAAGAACTTTGGGAATGATTTGAATAAGTTGAGGGAAGCGAGTAAATCCGATGGAGATTTTAAGATTAATAAAAAAACAGGGCGTGTTGGTAGTTTAAGCACTAAAGGAGAAGCGAATTCAGTTACCGAATTATACGATAACAATGGAAAACTCTTACAAAAACATTACTATGATAGTAATGGAAAAGTTTATAAGGATATAGATTTTTCGCATGGAAATAGTGATGGAACACATACTTTTCCACATGAACATAATTGGGATTGGTCGAAAAAAAATCCTCGTCAATAGGAGAAAAATATGATGTTTAATAAAATAAGTACTCAAGATGATGTTCAAGAATTAATGAAAAAATTTGGATCTTTTCATGATAGTTGTATTAAAGAATTAAGGTATATTAGTGGAGGGTACGTTAGTAAAGGATATTCAGACCAGAATAGACCAATGTATCCATTAAATTCGAAAAGGAGTGTTAATATTATTTTTCAGAGTCAGAATGCAGATTATTCAGTCATAGAGATGAAATTTGATTATATTCAGAAATTGAATTTAGTACCAAGAAATGAAGATTATGACTGCGTTATTTACGATGCATCACTGGTGAAAATTGGTGATTTGTTCTATTGGAGTGAATGGGGAGATTTTAAGATAGAGGATATTATCAATGAGAATCGAACATGGATATCGTCAAAAGAAGTGCATTGGCGTCAATTACCTGAGGAATTTTTAGGTGATAAACTCATTTATAATGATTTTACTTAATATCTTAATGCCTAGTGTAGATATGCTATAGGAACAAAATACTGAGCGAGACAGAAAGAAACTAATAAAAGAGAACTATTCATTACAAAATAATTACTTTACATTAGAAACTTGAAATTCCTTTTGGAAAATATAGAGGAATTTCGAGTTTCTAGTTAATTTAACAGGCGGAGCCTTGAACTGGCTAGTCAGTAAAATGCTAAAGGTGAATCATGATTATCGCTATGAAAGTGGAGTAGATTATTATACAGGCCGTGTTGTAGGTGATGTCTTATCTATGCTTGGAGGAAGCGGCTCTATTGTTAGCGGCATAGGAACCTCAATAACAGGAGGGGGAGCCATTACAGTTTCTTCCGGCGGAACTCTTGTTTTAGGCGGTGGAGCTATTGTTGTAGAAGGAGTTATAACTGGAACGGCTCAGGTTACATATGGTGGAGTAGTACTGGAGGCATCGGTTAAGAACTTTGGGAATGATTTGAATAAACTCAATGAGCATATGACAAATCATGGTAAACAAAGGACTCAACAACGTGGATTTAGTGAGCAGAAAATTAATGATGTTATGCAAAATTATTCTCACAAAGTATACCAATCTGGTGGGAAGACAGTGTATGCTAAAAAAATGGGAATTACTATGATGTTGTTATAACTAATAAAAATGGACAAGTAATTACAGCAGTTGGGGGAAATACTAAATCTCTTAGAAATTGGAGTGATGTTACGAAGATGTTAAATAATCATGGAGGCTAAAGTTCTTTACCAACGCATTAAGAGGAGTTTTTTATGCCTAAGATTGTAAATAAAGAAAAAAATGTTATACTTGAATTAAATTTATTAAATAATACTTATCTGGATATAGACTTTTTAAGAGAAGACTTTGAGAATTGGATACCTTTTGATTTGGCTCTATATGTTGAAAATGAGATTTACAGATACCCTCCAGAAAATGGTGCTACTTTTACACTTTATGAATTAAGGAATTTGATTACTCAATTAAATAAAATTATAATATTAAAAAAAGAAAAGTTGGAAATTGAAAAGTATTTATTTAGTAGTTTTGAAGGTTATTTTGACTTGATTTTATATGATCCATTGGAAGAAGATGCACTTAGTCTTGAAGTATGGATTAATATGGGCACATTAACAGAAGGAAAATCCTATGGGTATAACAAAGGGTTTCAATTTGATGCGGAAATAAAGCAAGTTAAAGAATTTACAAAACAACTTACAGAACAGTTTAACAAAATACGGAGTGAGACAGAAAGAAACAAATAAAATAGAACAATTCATTACAAAATAATTACTTTACATTAGTAACTTGAAATTCCTTTTGGAAAATATAGAGGAATTTCAAGTTTCTAGTTAATTTAACAGACGGAGCATTGAAGTGGTCTGTAAGTAAAATGCTGAAGGTAAATCATGATTATTGTTATGAAAGTGGGTAGATTATTATACAGGCCGTGTTGTAGGTGATGTTTTGTCCATGCTTGGAGGAAGTGGCTCTATTGTTGGCGGCATAGGAACAATTGTAACCTCAATAACAGGAGGGGGAGCCGTCATGGAAAGTTTGGAGTAGAGAAGTATGTGGAGGACCTCATGTAGAAGATACTACAAACTTAGGAAAGTTCAGTATTGTAAAAGAACAATCTTCTTCTGCTGGAGTTAGAAGGATTAAAGGAGTCATTAATAAATAATATTATTTTAAGAAATTTCAGATAAACAGCTAAAAAGTATAAGTTATTTAACTGGTTATTCAGTGTTAGTAAAAGAGCAAGGTCACACAGTTTCGGCTGTTGTGGCCTTTTTAAAGTTTTATATTATATACAGGAAAGGTATAGTGCGTATTGTGAAGAGTTAAGAGGTTATAGTAAAGCCATAAGAAATCTCTTCACATGGAATTAAATGGTATTATAATACTATATGTTGAATTATAGTAAATATAGTAAAATATAAGAATGAATTTTTTGTTATAGAACGAGAAGTAGGAAAGAGGTTTTATCATTATTAAAGTAATCAAACAGTAGGGAAGAGGATGATATAGAAGGGGGATTGTAGATTGATAGACGAGGAAAACCAATATAGATATATTAGTAACTTAATGCCATTCGTTGAGGGGATGGTACCTCTATATGAAGACGCTAAGCTGGCACAGGAAGAATTATTAGATAAAAACATAGCATACCGATTGTTAAGCAGCATACCATGCAATGCGAGCTAGTATAGCAATAGAGAGCATATAATGATAGTTACTTGATAATGTAATGAGTTAGTGAATGAAAAGAATAGGGAAGGAATAGTATAATGAAGAGAATAGTATTTATCGGGATGATTTTGTGCATGATGTTCGGATGTAGTGGATGTAACACAAATAAAGTGAATGAGAATCCGAAAAACAATGAGGTAGAACAAGAAAATAATAATATAGAAAAACAAGCAGAACAGGACAATACGGAAGTAAAAATTGACGAAGCGTTGCCATCTTTTGAGGCAGAATCCACTCAAACAGTAATAAATGATGTATGTGAAAAAATTGAGTTTAATAAAACCATTGATTTTGATGTTAACCTGGATGGTGAGAAAGAAGTAATATCAATTGATGCACCTGAAGTTACGGATGGCGATTACAGAACAATTTCCATATCTATTAATGATACAACGACAGAAATCGTTGAAGCGGAATCATATGGAGATGCATATCTATTACAAAATGAACAAGGTAATATAGGATTACTATTTGATGTTTGGTGGAGTAATGATGTTAGCAAAACCTATTTATGTAAAATAGATAGGGATAGGAAGATTATTGGAATAGAAGAGATTGAAGGAAATATGGCTGAGAATTCAGTTACAACAAGCACTTTGACAATCGAAAATTATATTAATCTGTTTGGAAGCTGGTATGGAACTTGTGAATATGAAATTACCTCTGATTTGCAATTAAGTATTAAAGAGAATTTTAAAATTAAAAATGAGGATGAAAGATATATTACATCAATAAAAGAATTAGTTTTAGAGGTGAAAGAAGGAGAAACCTGGACAGCGAAACCATTAAAAGAGAATAAAAAATTCTATCCTATAGCCACAGACAATGTGGAATATATGTATTTTATAACAGAAGAGGAAGAAGAGGTTCGTATCAAATTTACAAGAGTGGATTATCAAGTATATGTGAATGATGTTGCAATTGAGGAATTATTTGCTGGAATAGAAATCGCTGGATAGTCTTAGGAGGATAAACATATGTCAGATATAGAGGCTTTTATAGAGATTGCAACGGAAGAGCTTGGATATCTAGAGAAGAAAACAAATGAAAAACTAGAAAGTAAAAAAGATAATGCCGGAACAAATAACTACACCAAATATGGAAAATGGATTGGTTTAAATGGTCAGCCCTGGTGCCATTCTTTTGTGTCTTGGTGTGCAAATGAAGCAGGCATTTCCAGCAGTATTATTCCTAAGACAGGCGGTACTCATACTGGCGCTAACTGGTTTAAAAAACGAGGACAGTTTATCAAACCTTCAAAAGACAATCCACCAAAACGGGGAGATTTAATGTATCATGACTCAGGTGGAGGGAAAGGTCATGTAGGGATTGTAATTGCTTATAATGGAGATGGTACTGTTACAACGATAGAAGGTAATACGAATAATGCCGGAAGCAGAGAAGGAACCGTAGTTACTAAAAAAGAGCGAAAGTTCAGTTATATTTGGGGTTTTGGAAGACCAAAATATTCGGACACCTCCTCTGAGGAGGAAATAAATCCTGGCAAAGAGGAAACGAAAAAAGAAGATAATGCAAACAAGGGAACTAGTGGCAAGGCAAACAATACATTACAACGTGGCAGTAAAGGTAAAAAGGTTGAGGAGTTACAAAAGAACTTAATTTACCTTAAGTACGATCCTAAAGGTGCTGATGGTAGTTTTGGTTCGAATACAGAGAAAGCCGTAATAGCCTTTCAAAAAGCAAATGGTTTAAAGCCGGATGGTATAGTCGGACCTAAAACCCAAGCAATGCTTGATAAATTAGTAAAAGAAAAGAAAATAAAAGATGCAAACTCAAAAAGCACTTCAATTGTTGTAGATGGGGCAACGTTAAAATGCTCAAATGGGATAAATCCGACCAAACTAAAAGTACCTAAGAGTCATGGTGCCAAAATACAAAACAAAAATGAGGCTACTGTCAATGATAATAAAGTAAACATAAATATTATGACCTTTGGACAATGTAAGAAAACAAACAAAGTATGCACTCCTATCATAAGAAATACATGGAAAAATAGTAAAGGAAATTACAAATTAAATAATGAGCAAGTGTTAACTAAGAATAGCTGCCTTGCATGTAATAATTCCGGAATTATTACAATTGAAGATGATGGTCAAAAAAAGGGTTCCACTGAGAAAAAGGCAACGGAGACTGCAACATTAACGTTTAAGACCAATAGAACATTAAAATACGGAAGCAAGGGAGCAGATGTTGTTCAATTACAAAAAGTATTGAATAAGTTTAAATGTGGAAATTTAATTCCAGACGGTGAGTTCGGTAAAAAAACAAAAAATGCAGTGATTGCATTTCAAAAAAAATATGGCTTAAAACCAGATGGTGTAGTTGGTCCTAAAACAAAAGCAAAAATTGCTGAGTTACTAAAAAAGGAAGAGGTCGATCAGAAAAATTCTAATAATAAGAAAGATACTTCAAAGGAAGATACAAGTAAAAAAGACAATAACAAAAAAGATGGGGATGTAAACAAGTACATAGAAAACCTAAGAAAGAATCCGTTAGGTTTTTCAAAAGAGAAATTAGAATCAGTA
The nucleotide sequence above comes from Anaerocolumna cellulosilytica. Encoded proteins:
- a CDS encoding RHS repeat-associated core domain-containing protein, encoding MGNKTVYTYDLRGNRLTVSSDWFHLDLVDTGYTYDLQNRLKTVTKGSALTIMETANPQTEGKTVTGSALEVSKKDVSLIAAEDERTSEIKTITGSAIYTAQGVKTTTMEYYADGLRAGKYTEAGSDLYVYDLSGYLVAEAKNAATITANYVWGPDRVLSKKETGGGEYYYLYNGHGDVVQIVDRNGNVVNNYKYDEWGNILESTETISNPFKYAGEIYDEETGLYYLRARYYDPALGRFLNEDSVEGQVNNPLSLNLYTYCYNNPLIYIDPTGNTAKDFFTGLANALDDNLTGGALNWLVSKMLKVNHDYRYESGVDYYTGRVVGDVLSMLGGSGSIVSGIGTIVTSITGGGAITVSSGGTLVLGGGAIVVEGVIAGTAQVTYGGLVIATASGNFNNDVNNLKKAYSAQNSINNVLSGAAETTSSKGVARNYEKSGGYNQTLRDFDSLNPINVKNIQTQYGLGKVGKLSDGTTVVARPGSKTGGPTLEITVSNNKVYKIRY
- a CDS encoding RHS repeat-associated core domain-containing protein yields the protein MNNPLSLNLYTYCYNNPLIYIDPTGNAAKDFFTGLANALDDNLTGGALNWLVSKMLKVNHDYRYESGVDFIQAVL
- a CDS encoding WapI family immunity protein, with the translated sequence MPKIVNKEKNVILELNLLNNTYLDIDFLREDFENWIPFDLALYVENEIYRYPPENGATFTLYELRNLITQLNKIIILKKEKLEIEKYLFSSFEGYFDLILYDPLEEDALSLEVWINMGTLTEGKSYGYNKGFQFDAEIKQVKEFTKQLTEQFNKIRSETERNK
- a CDS encoding phage tail tip lysozyme, whose protein sequence is MSDIEAFIEIATEELGYLEKKTNEKLESKKDNAGTNNYTKYGKWIGLNGQPWCHSFVSWCANEAGISSSIIPKTGGTHTGANWFKKRGQFIKPSKDNPPKRGDLMYHDSGGGKGHVGIVIAYNGDGTVTTIEGNTNNAGSREGTVVTKKERKFSYIWGFGRPKYSDTSSEEEINPGKEETKKEDNANKGTSGKANNTLQRGSKGKKVEELQKNLIYLKYDPKGADGSFGSNTEKAVIAFQKANGLKPDGIVGPKTQAMLDKLVKEKKIKDANSKSTSIVVDGATLKCSNGINPTKLKVPKSHGAKIQNKNEATVNDNKVNINIMTFGQCKKTNKVCTPIIRNTWKNSKGNYKLNNEQVLTKNSCLACNNSGIITIEDDGQKKGSTEKKATETATLTFKTNRTLKYGSKGADVVQLQKVLNKFKCGNLIPDGEFGKKTKNAVIAFQKKYGLKPDGVVGPKTKAKIAELLKKEEVDQKNSNNKKDTSKEDTSKKDNNKKDGDVNKYIENLRKNPLGFSKEKLESVCAAAEVLLNENYKLAFVAGILGNIVAEGKIGQFESSNYKSNPSKEPAYLVYVDKNFSYREKFSGQNISKVGIKATYKLALKCKESGYQGKYGLGCVQWTGSRCTSLVEQYRKICGEDAYPTTEECASVESNFIAIELKSDSYKGVYKKWCNENNGGVDSNDSARSAGKIVCKEYERPKADSSKERGEKAVKIYNTMKG